Proteins from a single region of Antechinus flavipes isolate AdamAnt ecotype Samford, QLD, Australia chromosome 2, AdamAnt_v2, whole genome shotgun sequence:
- the LOC127550669 gene encoding histamine H3 receptor-like, whose amino-acid sequence MEPQLVFNASGNSCAPELGQVPDSQPGPGTFPALHPGGFSAPVVALLATLMALLVLTTVLGNALVILAFVVERSLRTQGNFFFLNLAIADLLVGEYEDQAETAGMGRQAVSAGS is encoded by the coding sequence ATGGAGCCGCAACTGGTATTCAATGCTTCAGGAAATTCCTGCGCCCCAGAACTCGGGCAGGTCCCGGACTCACAACCGGGTCCAGGAACCTTTCCCGCCTTGCATCCTGGAGGGTTCTCTGCTCCGGTGGTCGCGTTGCTGGCCACGCTCATGGCGCTGCTGGTGCTGACCACGGTGCTGGGCAACGCTCTGGTCATCCTCGCCTTCGTGGTGGAGCGGAGCCTGCGCACGCAGGGAAACTTCTTTTTCCTCAACCTGGCTATCGCCGACCTGTTGGTAGGTGAGTACGAGGACCAAGCGGAGACGGCCGGGATGGGGCGTCAAGCGGTTAGCGCTGGATCTTAG